The Natronosporangium hydrolyticum nucleotide sequence TGTGCCGATGTCACTCCGCCCACCCTCACGTACCCTGTAAACGTGAGTTGGATGCGCCCCCGGGATAACAATCTTTTCGCCAACCTAGGCTCCTTGGTTCTTTGTGGAGCGATCGCCGGAGTGGTGGTGGCGGCCGCCTTCTTCCCCGGCGTCGCGCTCTCCGGCCTGATGGCGAAGGAGAGCCTCGAGCAGTTCGACCAACTCCCGGCCGAACTCCACGTCGACGACGGGCCACAGGTCAGCTTCGTCTACGCCGCCGACGGCACCACCCGGATCGCCGCGATGTACGACGAAAACCGGCGCAACGTGCCCCTCCACGACATCAGCCCCCACATGCTCGAGGCGATCCTCGCCGCCGAAGACCGAAACTTCTACGAACACAACGGGGTCGACGTCCGCGGCATCGCCCGCGCCTTCGTCGCCAACACCGCCGCCGACCAGGTGACCCAGGGCGCCTCCACGGTCACCCAGCAGTTCGTCCGGCTCTCCCTCACCTACTTCTCCGAAGACCTCCAGGACGTCGTCGACGCCACCGAGGAGACCAACGGCCGCAAGCTCCGCGAAGCCCGGTACGCGATCGCCGTGGAGCAGCAGCTCACCAAGGAAGAGATCCTCAACGGCTACCTCAACCTCGCGTACTTCGGCGAGGGCGCCTACGGGATCTTCGCCGCCAGCCAGGTCTACTTCGACAAACGCCCCGCCGAGCTGGAGATCGACGAAGCCGCCTTCCTCGCCGGCCTGGTCCAGGCCCCGTCCCAGTTCAGCCCGAGCGAGGGTGGGCTCGCCGCCGCCACCGAACGCCGCAACTGGGTGCTCGACCAAATGGTCGACACCGGCGCGATCACCCGCGCCGAAGCCGCCGAAGGCAAGCGGGTCGAGCTGGACCTGGAACCCGAGCGCCAGCCCAACATGTGCGTCGGCGTCGCCATCAACCACTGGGGCTTCTTCTGCGACTACTTCTACCGGTGGTGGCTGGAGCAGGAGACCTTCGGCGCCACCCGGTGGGAGCGCGAGCAGCGGCTACGCAGCGGCGGCTTCCACGTCGTCACCACCCTCGACGTGGACACGCAGGAAGCCGCCAAGGAGCACGTCGAAGAACAGCTCGCCACCGGCGACGAGCACGCGCTGATGGTCGCCGCGGTGGAGCCGGGCACCGGCAAGATCCGAGCGATGAGCACCAACCGCAACTTCGCCATCGACGACCCGCAGAACCCGCAGAACGGCCCCCACACCAATCCGCAGGCTCGTGACGAGGGCGTCCGCGGCTCGTACCCGAACACCACCAACCCGTTGATCTCTGGCGGCGGCGACATCGACGGTTACCAGGGCGGCTCGACCTTCAAACTCTTCACCCAGATCGCCGCGCTCGAACAAGGCCTGCCCCTGTCCACCAACATCGACTCGCCCACGCAGATCACCACCAACTTCTACGCCGAGCCCGGCACCTCGGCGGCCTGCGGCGACCGGTGGTGCCCGGTGAACTACCCAGACCAGGAGCCGGGCAACTACAACATGTGGACCGCCTTCGGGCAATCGATCAACACCTACTACGTCCAGCTCGTCGACCGGGTCGGCGCCGACAACGCGGTCGACGTCGCCAAACGGCTGGGGATCAAATTCCGGGCCAGCGGCACCGAAGAGAACCCGCAAGACGCCCAGTACGCCTCCCCCGGCCGCTCATCCAGCTGGGGCCCGTTCACGCTCGGCGTCTCGGCCACCACCCCGCTCGACCTCGCCAACGCGTACGCCACGGTCTCCGCCGAGGGCGTCCACTGCGAGCCGATCCCGGTGGAGGAGATCCGCACCCAGTACGGCGAGAGCCTGGACGTCGCCGATCCGGACTGCGAACGGGTGCTCGACGAGGATGTCGCGCTCGCCGCCATCGACACCGGCCGCTGCGTCACCGGTGCCGGGTCGGAGCTGGGCGGCTGCAGCAGCGGCAGCGGCACCGCCCGGCAAGCACACGACACGGTCGGCAAGCCGGTGTGGGGCAAGACCGGCACCAGCGACGGAGTCCGCGCGTACTCGACCGTGCTCTCCACCAAACAGCTGGTCGTCGCCGGCCAGCTCACCGACCCGGACTGGGCCCAGACCAACCAGCAGATGGAGACCGAGCTGGTCCGCAACGCGGTGATGCGCATCCTCCGCGACGGCACGGCCGACCACGACAGCGAGGACTGGGACGTCCCCGACGACCGGGAGCTGGTCCGCGGCAGCTCGGTCACGATCCCGAACGTCTCGTGCCAGTCGGTGTCGCAGGCGGAGTCTCGGCTAGCAGACGCTGGCTTCGCCACCCGGGTCGCCGGCGGCCGGGTCGACTCTTCCTGCCCGGCCGGTTCGGTGGCCGGCACCTCCCCGAGCGGCGAGACCTCACCGGGCGACACCATCACCATCCAGATCTCCAACGGGTCCGGGGCCGGCAACGGCGGCCCAGGCAACGGCAACGGCGGCCCTGGCAACGGCAACGGCAACGGCGGACCGGGCAATGGCAACGGCCCGCCCGGCGACAACGGTGACAACGACGACGACGCCGACCTCGGCGGCAACACCGACCCCGGCGACGGCGGCGACTAACCCGGCGCCCGGCGCCCGGCGCCGGGTTAGTCGCCGGGCGCGGCGTTCATGAGCGTGTTGACCGACATGCCGGGCGTGTCGGTCAACACGCTCATGATCGGCCGGCAGGTCGGGGCGGTCTGAGCGCCCTGCCGACGACGCCCGTTGCCGGCCACCGTATGTTGACAGCTGCTCATCTGTGATGAGATCGTTCCCGATCCGAGTCTCGTGCTGGAGGTATGCCGTGGGTCCCATTTCAAGTGTGCTGGTGGGGGTGGGGGTGCTGGTACTCCTCGGGCTCATCGTCGGCGGAGTTCTCCTGTTGAGCCGCCGGGCCCGCGCCGCCGACGCGCCGCTGGCGCCGAATCCGCCGGTCGCCCCCACCGCTTCGCCTGACGTACCGATGGACCCGCCGGCTGATCAGGTTCCAGCGCCGAGGACGTCTCCGGAGAATGAGTCCGAAACCGAGGTGCCGCCGGCGCCGGTGCCGGTCGGGTTGAAGCCCGAACCGGTCGTCCCGGACGAGCCCACGCCAGCCCAGCCCGCCCCCGCCCCCGCGGCCACGACGCCCGCCGCTCCGCTCGCGGCCGACCCCACCACCGCGCAGCCGACCCCGGCCGAACCCACCCCGGCCGAACCCACCCTCGCCGAACCCGCGGCCGACCCGATCGCCGCCGCAGAGCCCGTCGCCACAGAGCCCGTCGCCGCAGAGCCCGTCGCCGGGCAACCGGCTGATGCCGGACCGGCCGACGACTTCCGCAAGATCGAAGGCATCGGACCGAAGATGGCCACTGCGCTGCAGTCCGCCGGCATCCGTACCTACCGCCAGCTCGGCGAGACCAGCGAGGCGGAGCTACGCGCAGCGGTCAAAGCTGCTGGGATGCGCGCCACCGCCGCGCTGCCCAAGTGGCCCGAGCGTGCCCGGGAACTCGCCGGCGGCGAGTAGCCCGAACTCGAGTGGGGATGGGTTCGGTGGCCGGAGCCACCAAACCCATCCCCGAACCGGGAGTGCCCGGCCGTTCAGCCACCCAGCTGCCGGCGTACCTCGGCCGCGACCCGGGCCCCGTCTGCCCGCCCCGCCACCGCCGCCCGCGCCGCCTTCATCGCCGGCCCCATCGCCTGCGCACCCTGGAACCCGCCGTCGGTCAGCGCCGCGGCCACCAACTCGGCGACCTCCTCGTCACTTAACTGCGCCGGCAGGTACCGCTCCACCACCGATAGCTCGGCTCGTTCCCGGTCGGCCAGCTCCACCCGGCCGGCCTGCTGGTACGCATCCGCCGCCTCCCGGCGTTTGCGAGCCTCCCGGGTCAAGACGGTGGAGACCTCGTCGTCGGAGAGTTCCCGCGCCGCCGCCTCGGCCACCTCCTCGTTGCGTACCGCCGACAGCAGCATCCGCAGGGTCTCGGTGGTCAGCTGCTCGCGCGCCTTCATGGCGGTCCGCAGATCGGTGGTGAGCTGTTCCTTCAGCGTGCCCATAGTCGACCAACCTACCGGGCACCACCGCGAACCTGCTGGAAGCGCGACCCCTAGGCTGTACGGATGCGGATGCGAACGCTCGGATGGCTCGGCGGCGGACTGGTGGCGACCGGAGCGGCCACCTTCGCGTACGCCTCGTTGGTGGAGCGCAACCTGTTCACCCTCCGCCGGTTCGACGTGCCGGTGCTCGCCCCCGACGCGGAACCGCTGCGGATCCTGCACCTGTCCGACCTGCATCTCACCCCAGGGCAGCGCCGCAAGCAGCAGTGGGTGGCTGAACTCGCCGGCACCGACCCGGACCTGGTGATCGTCACCGGCGACAACCACGCCCATCCGGCTGCGGTGCCGGCGATCGAGTACGCGTACGGGGCGCTGCTGGATTACCCGGGCGCGTTCGTCTTCGGCTCCAACGACTACGCCGGCCCGGTCTGGCGCAACCCGCTCAGCTACCTGCGGCCCCGCGAAGGCCGGCCCTACATCCAGGGTGAGCAACTCCCGTACGAGGAGCTGCGTGCCCTGTTCACCGGCGCCGGCTGGGTCGACCTCAACAACGCCCGTACGGTGATCAAGGCCGGCGGCCGGGCGGTCGAGTTGGTGGGCGTCGACGACCCACACGTGGAACGCGACGACTACCCGGCGGTGGCCGGGCCCGCCTCGCCCGACGCTGATCTCCACCTGGGGGTGACCCACAGCCCGGAGCCGGCGGTGCTGGACGCGATGGCCGACGACGGCTTCACGCTGCTGCTCGCCGGCCACACCCACGGCGGGCAGGTCCGGGTGCCCGGCGTGGGCGCGCTGGTGACCAACTGTGGGCTGGACCGCAAGCTGGCCCGCGGGCTGCACCGGTGGCCGGGCGGGGCCGATCCGACCTGGCTACACGTCTCGGCGGGCCTGGGCACCCATCCGACCGCCCCGGTCCGGTTCGCGTGCCGGCCCGAGGCGTCACTGTTGACGCTCATCCCCCGCTGAGTTCCGGCGGCCGGCTCAGCTGCTCAATGAGCATCCGCAGCCGCTCACTGCGCTGCGCCGGCCGGAGCCGACCGTCCCGGGTCAACATCACCAGGCCGTGCAACGCCGCCCACACCACCTCGGCGAAGGTCTCCCGATCACGCCCTGCGGCGAGCGGCGCCACCACCTCGACCAGTTCGGTGAACGCCTCCCGGAGGTCGGCCGGCGTGTCAGCCTGCGCGAACTGAAGATCGCTGGCGAGGACGAACATCGCGTCATACCGGGCCCGGTTGACCTCCGCGAACTCGACGTACGCCTGGGCGGCGGCGGGTAACCACTGGTCGGGGTCGTGCGGAAACATCGCCCGGGCGCTGCGAAGGGCGGTAGCCAGCTCCGCGAACCCCGCAACGGCGACCGCCGCGACGATCGCGTCCTTGTTGGCGAAGTGGCTGTAGAGGACGGGCTGGCTGTACTCGATCCGGTCGGCGAGGCGCCGGGTGGTGACCGCCTCCCACCCCTCCGCCTCGGCGAGCGCGCGGGCGGCGTCGATGATCAGCTGTCGGCGCTGAGCTCGTTCGCGAGCCTTCCGATCTCCTGGCGGCACCGGTTCACGCTAGCACCGCTAGCACCTTCACCTGGACTACTGCTAGCGTTGCTAGAGAATCGGTCAGCGCTAGACACGGAGCTGTGATGCCACGAACACCCCTGATCCTCGCCGGGCTCCTCGGCGCCGGCATCATCGTGATCGGCCTCCGGTTCCTGATCAGCCCGGAGACGGCCGCAACCAACTTCGGAGTACCAGCCACCGGGTCCGGCGAGGCCTCGGCATACCTGGCGACCAAAGGGGTTCGCGACATCGCCTCCGGCCTGTTCGGCCTACTGCTGCTAGCACGCGGGCTCTACCGCACGCTCGGCGGCTTCCTGCTGCTGGCAGCGTTGATCCCGATCGTCGACACGGTGATCGTGCTCAACCACGGCGGCAGCCTGCCGGTGGCGCTCGGCATCCACGGCGCCACCGCGGCAGCTCTCCTCGGCCTCGGCGGCTGGCTCCTCAGCCAAGCCCGCGACCAGCCACGACACCACGCCGGGGGTATCGGGTAGTAGCGCCCCGCAGGCGTCAGTTAGTATGGCCCAGTCACACTCGGGGTGTGGCGCAGCTTGGCAGCGCGCTTCGTTCGGGACGAAGAGGCCGTGGGTTCAAATCCCGCCACCCCGACCAATGAAAGACCAGGTCAGGGGCGGTTTCTCGAAAGAGGAAACCGCCCCTGAAATTCGTCCGGAGGCCGTTCGGGAGAATTCTGGGAGAAGATCTTGACGGGTCGCCTCCCCGCCGCTGCTGCGGCGGCTACTCACTACGCAGCAACGCATCGAGCGCTGCCACTGGTGACCGCGGGCTCATCTCCCGCCGGGTGGTGAGCGCTTCCCGCCACATCCGGTCCAGCCCGGCCAGCAGCCGGCGGCGCATAGTCGGGGTGACGTGGGCGTAGCGGGCACCGATCGAGCCATCGGTGTGGCCCATCCGGTCGTCCATGAGTACCCGTTCTGTTCGCAGCTCCTCCAGGTGCGTGCGGTGCGAGTGCCGTAGCCCGTGCGGGGTGAGCCCGGCCGCGATCGGTAGCCAGCAGGCATCAGCCCGGCCGCTGGCGTTGCGGCCGCGCGCCGGTACCCCGGGCCAGGGCTCGGCGAGGACCGGCACCGGCCGAGCCTCTTGTGGGGCCTTCTTCGGGTACCAGCCGGAGGCGGCCGGGCCGAACAGCCAGGTGGCGAATCCGGTCCGGCGCCAGTGCGGTACGGGCTCGGCCCGCAGCCGGTGCCGGGCGAACCCGAGGTCCGCGATCGCGGCCTCAACGCGGACGCGCGTACGCTCGGCCACCACCGCGGGCCGGTTGAGGACGTTGGACACGGTGCCGGTGGACACCTCGGCCCGGCGTGCCACGTCGACCAGGGTGGCACCGAGCTGGCCGGAACTCCCCCGGCCTTGGAAGACGTAGGTCTTGCCGTGGCAGGCGCAGGGCTTCGGGCGGGTACGTGCGAGGTGCTGGGCCACGAGGTCAGCCAGCCAGCCGGGCAGGTCGATGGTGCGGTAGCTGTCGTCCTTTGGCGGGCACCGCACCAGCTCCCCGGTGTCCAGCTCGTAGAGCTGCCACTCCACCCGCACGGCACCCGGGCGGATGAACTCGGTCTCCAACCCGACCAGCTCACCCCAGCGAATCCCCGTGAACCCCTTCAGCAGCAGCGCCACGAACTCGTCATCCCGACCAGACAGCAGGGCGGCCCGCTCGGCGATCAGCAGCACACCGAGCGCGGTGGTCACCGTCTTCTCCGGACCACGGTTGCGGGACCGGCCGGCCCGCTTGCCCCGCCCGCGCCGCTTGGTCGCCGGGTTCGCGCCAATCAGCCCTTCCTCCAAGGCGTCGGCGAGCACCAGGTGCAGGGTGCTCCGCCAGGTCTTCACACTCGCCGCCGCGTACACCTTGCGCTCCCGCTTCTCCCATGCCTCCACGTCGGCGCTGAGGATGCTCACCAACGGACGATCACCGAACTCGGGCAGCAGGTGTTCCTCCAAGTGGCGCCGGTAGTTCTGCATGGTCGAGGCCGCCAGGTCCTGGGCGGCGTACCACCGTGAGGCGTAGGCCCCGAAGGTGACCTGGCCGGCGGCTGGGTCTCGCCAGCTCCCGGCGCGGATCTTGGCCTCTTCGGCGTCGGCGGCCTGCTTGGCTTCCCGCTTGGTGCGGAAGCGAATCGTCTCACCATGTGCGTTGCACACCGTGCCGTACCGGCCCGCGCCGATCTTGTACCGGCCGCGCCAGTAGCTCCCGCGGTTCTCTGCGTATCCCAAGGTATGACTCTCCTTTGTGTTGGCTATGCCGCGTCGCGGGCACGGCGGGGCGGGCGTGCCCGTAGTTCGACCAGCGGCCGCACGGGTTGCACGACCGGTCGGCGCTTCCGGCCGGTGGTCACCTCGGGCTCGCGGTGCTCGTTCGGTCGCTGCTCGAATATGCGGACGATCTCGTGGACGTGCTCGGGGGTGAACCGGTAGGCGCCGCCGGTCTTGGTGAAGGGGATGCGCCGCTTGCGGGCCTGTTCCTTGATCCACCACTCGGAGCAGCCGAGGGCGCGGGCGACCTCGGCGGGCGTCAGTAGTCGTAGGAGTACGTCGCCGGGGGCATGGTTCCGTCCTGTGCTGGTGCGGGTCATGATGGGGGCGCTCCTCTCGGCTCGGGCTGATAGGGGTGCGGCCCTGGCGCGGTTGCTTGCAGGCGGTGCGCCAGGGCCGCTGCTCCGGGGGTGTCAGTCGTGGGCGAGGGCGGTGCGGATCGCAGCGAGCCACTGGTTCATGTCGCGGGGCGGGCTCCACATTCCGGCGGCGACCTGCTGGGCGGCCTCGGTGATGGTGCAGTCCATCGCGGCCAGGTGCTTGCGGTCGCGTAGCACGAGGGCGACGGCGAGCTGCTGGCCGGTCGACCAGGCCCGGTTCGGGTGGCCGTTATTGTGGGCGAGCGCCCACCGGCATCGGGCCAGTACGTCGGTGGCGAAGCGGTCGAGGGTTGCGGTCACGGTGATCGGTCCTTTCGCGGGATGAGAGTCGAAGGGCGTCAGCGGGGCGTGGTTGCCGCCAGGTGTTGCGCCTGGGCCGCATTTCTCCTACGCGGGTCAGGTGTGCGTCACCTCCCCGCGCTGCCGGTTGCGAACGGGTCGACCCCGCTCCCTCTGCACCTGTCGCATGCGTTTCCGGTGAGGCGGGATCGGCCCGTACCTCCGCACATCCCGCAAGGCACCTGCTGTCTGCGATCCACGGCGATCACTTCCTCCCGGTGGTCAGCGAGTACGGGTGACCTCGGCCTGGTCGATGACGGCGAGGGTTCGGGTGGTGGTTCGGGATTGCCGGTGGTCAGCGCCTCGCGGATCTCGTCGCCGGCATCCCAGGTGCGGCGCATCTGGTCGAGCAAGGCTCCGGTGTGGTCGAGCCGCGCCCGCTGGAGGGCGAACATCTCGGTGATCACCGCGTCAGAGATGCGGTCGAACTCGGCGTGCGCTTGGGTGACCCGCTGCCGTGCGGCGGTGATCTTTGCGGCGTCACCTTCGCGTTGTGCTCGGGTCAGGCGGCTCTGGGCGGCCGAGACGCGGCGGTAGGCGCTCTGCTGCGCGGCGGCCAGTTCGGCCATCCGGGCGCGGGTGACGACGCCCTCGGCGCTGCCGACCACGGCCAGGTCGTTGAAGCGGCGGTGCTCGGCCTCGTAGCGGGCGTTCGGGTCGCTCACCGCTTCCTCCCCGTCGTGATCGGGGTCAGCCGGGCGCCGATGAGCCGTTGGCGGGCGTCGTTGGCGTGGCCGGTGCACAGCAGCGTTTCGCCTCCGGCGGTGTCGCGTACCTGGTAGGCGGCTGGCTCGGTGCAGGGCAGCCCGGCGCGGTCGTGATCCCACCGGCGGCGGCATCCGATCCGCTGGCACCAGCTGCGACCGCCGGAGCCGGCCAGGGTGTTGCCGTGTTCGGGGCACAGGCCCCAGTCGGCGGCGCAGGTGCCCCGGTTGGCGATGCGGGTCAGGTAGTCGGCGGTGGTGATCAGCTCGCCGGTCACCCGGTCAGCGGCCGAGACAGCTTCATCCAACCGGAAGCCGGCCCTGCGGGTGGGCTCGTCATCGGTACGTCGCAATCGGTCGCCAGCGGCTCGGATCGCGCGTGCGAGGTTGGTGGCCTGTTCGGCGAGGCGGCGAAGGTCGTTGATGGTGGTGGAGGTGGTACGGGACACGGTCGGACCTCTTTCGACGGTGCTGTTGGGCGACGGTAGGAAGCGGGCGTGTCCGGAACCGTGTCCGGAACCGTCATCGAAACCGCCCCTGGTTCAGGTGTTCGAAGCCTCCGAGGATGGGCGTGGCCTGCGCGAGAAGCTCCCGGGTGGTGGCGCGGAGCCGGTGGTCGGACCTCTTCGGCGGTGCTGGTGGCGACCGTAGGAAGCGGCCGTTAGCGAAACTGCTACTAGTAGCGGTGGGCTCAGAGGGCGGGCGAGTCCACTGGCAGCGCGAGCCGAGCAACCCGGCGGTTCGTCGGCCGTGCCCAGTGGCCGGGTATCGGCAGGTTGTCCTGTTGCGGGAGTGGCCGCCCCCGGTCTGGCGCCGAACAGGCGCAAGTTCCTGGTTTCGCCGTTGCCGACCGCGCCCGGTCGGCTGGCCGCGCTTAGCGCCGCCATAGCTTGCTGCGGCTACGGTTATCCCTGCTCTACCTTGCTGGGGGCTGCCCCGGCGGGGGCAACCCAGCGCTACTACCACCGCGCGCGCAACGGCGCTGCGCGAACTCGTTCGGGGCACCGGAGTGTGGCAGCCCCAGCGCGAGGCCGGGGAAGCCCTTGTTGTCGGATCGCGTCATCGGGTCCGGTGCCGGTGTGGTTGTCGACGCCGGAGCATCGGCGCTGTCGTCAGGTAGGGCCGGCGGTTGTCGTCAAGGGCCGGCCGGCGCTGTCGACAAAGCTGTGCGGCCCCGCCGCGCACCGCTACTAGTAGCGCTGGCGGCGATACTAGTAGCGGTAC carries:
- a CDS encoding GatB/YqeY domain-containing protein gives rise to the protein MGTLKEQLTTDLRTAMKAREQLTTETLRMLLSAVRNEEVAEAAARELSDDEVSTVLTREARKRREAADAYQQAGRVELADRERAELSVVERYLPAQLSDEEVAELVAAALTDGGFQGAQAMGPAMKAARAAVAGRADGARVAAEVRRQLGG
- a CDS encoding helix-turn-helix domain-containing protein, with the protein product MTRTSTGRNHAPGDVLLRLLTPAEVARALGCSEWWIKEQARKRRIPFTKTGGAYRFTPEHVHEIVRIFEQRPNEHREPEVTTGRKRRPVVQPVRPLVELRARPPRRARDAA
- a CDS encoding tyrosine-type recombinase/integrase, with protein sequence MGYAENRGSYWRGRYKIGAGRYGTVCNAHGETIRFRTKREAKQAADAEEAKIRAGSWRDPAAGQVTFGAYASRWYAAQDLAASTMQNYRRHLEEHLLPEFGDRPLVSILSADVEAWEKRERKVYAAASVKTWRSTLHLVLADALEEGLIGANPATKRRGRGKRAGRSRNRGPEKTVTTALGVLLIAERAALLSGRDDEFVALLLKGFTGIRWGELVGLETEFIRPGAVRVEWQLYELDTGELVRCPPKDDSYRTIDLPGWLADLVAQHLARTRPKPCACHGKTYVFQGRGSSGQLGATLVDVARRAEVSTGTVSNVLNRPAVVAERTRVRVEAAIADLGFARHRLRAEPVPHWRRTGFATWLFGPAASGWYPKKAPQEARPVPVLAEPWPGVPARGRNASGRADACWLPIAAGLTPHGLRHSHRTHLEELRTERVLMDDRMGHTDGSIGARYAHVTPTMRRRLLAGLDRMWREALTTRREMSPRSPVAALDALLRSE
- a CDS encoding metallophosphoesterase, giving the protein MRMRTLGWLGGGLVATGAATFAYASLVERNLFTLRRFDVPVLAPDAEPLRILHLSDLHLTPGQRRKQQWVAELAGTDPDLVIVTGDNHAHPAAVPAIEYAYGALLDYPGAFVFGSNDYAGPVWRNPLSYLRPREGRPYIQGEQLPYEELRALFTGAGWVDLNNARTVIKAGGRAVELVGVDDPHVERDDYPAVAGPASPDADLHLGVTHSPEPAVLDAMADDGFTLLLAGHTHGGQVRVPGVGALVTNCGLDRKLARGLHRWPGGADPTWLHVSAGLGTHPTAPVRFACRPEASLLTLIPR
- a CDS encoding transglycosylase domain-containing protein — its product is MVLCGAIAGVVVAAAFFPGVALSGLMAKESLEQFDQLPAELHVDDGPQVSFVYAADGTTRIAAMYDENRRNVPLHDISPHMLEAILAAEDRNFYEHNGVDVRGIARAFVANTAADQVTQGASTVTQQFVRLSLTYFSEDLQDVVDATEETNGRKLREARYAIAVEQQLTKEEILNGYLNLAYFGEGAYGIFAASQVYFDKRPAELEIDEAAFLAGLVQAPSQFSPSEGGLAAATERRNWVLDQMVDTGAITRAEAAEGKRVELDLEPERQPNMCVGVAINHWGFFCDYFYRWWLEQETFGATRWEREQRLRSGGFHVVTTLDVDTQEAAKEHVEEQLATGDEHALMVAAVEPGTGKIRAMSTNRNFAIDDPQNPQNGPHTNPQARDEGVRGSYPNTTNPLISGGGDIDGYQGGSTFKLFTQIAALEQGLPLSTNIDSPTQITTNFYAEPGTSAACGDRWCPVNYPDQEPGNYNMWTAFGQSINTYYVQLVDRVGADNAVDVAKRLGIKFRASGTEENPQDAQYASPGRSSSWGPFTLGVSATTPLDLANAYATVSAEGVHCEPIPVEEIRTQYGESLDVADPDCERVLDEDVALAAIDTGRCVTGAGSELGGCSSGSGTARQAHDTVGKPVWGKTGTSDGVRAYSTVLSTKQLVVAGQLTDPDWAQTNQQMETELVRNAVMRILRDGTADHDSEDWDVPDDRELVRGSSVTIPNVSCQSVSQAESRLADAGFATRVAGGRVDSSCPAGSVAGTSPSGETSPGDTITIQISNGSGAGNGGPGNGNGGPGNGNGNGGPGNGNGPPGDNGDNDDDADLGGNTDPGDGGD
- a CDS encoding TetR/AcrR family transcriptional regulator; this translates as MPPGDRKARERAQRRQLIIDAARALAEAEGWEAVTTRRLADRIEYSQPVLYSHFANKDAIVAAVAVAGFAELATALRSARAMFPHDPDQWLPAAAQAYVEFAEVNRARYDAMFVLASDLQFAQADTPADLREAFTELVEVVAPLAAGRDRETFAEVVWAALHGLVMLTRDGRLRPAQRSERLRMLIEQLSRPPELSGG
- a CDS encoding helix-hairpin-helix domain-containing protein, which translates into the protein MGPISSVLVGVGVLVLLGLIVGGVLLLSRRARAADAPLAPNPPVAPTASPDVPMDPPADQVPAPRTSPENESETEVPPAPVPVGLKPEPVVPDEPTPAQPAPAPAATTPAAPLAADPTTAQPTPAEPTPAEPTLAEPAADPIAAAEPVATEPVAAEPVAGQPADAGPADDFRKIEGIGPKMATALQSAGIRTYRQLGETSEAELRAAVKAAGMRATAALPKWPERARELAGGE
- a CDS encoding DUF4267 domain-containing protein → MPRTPLILAGLLGAGIIVIGLRFLISPETAATNFGVPATGSGEASAYLATKGVRDIASGLFGLLLLARGLYRTLGGFLLLAALIPIVDTVIVLNHGGSLPVALGIHGATAAALLGLGGWLLSQARDQPRHHAGGIG